The sequence GCCACCTCCGCCAGCGCCGCGGCGTTTTCGGTGTAACCCAGCGCGGTCAGCACGCCCTCGTACAGCGCCTGGCCCGGCCCAACGCACGCGATGGCCGCCGCGCAGCGCGCCGCCTTCGCGCGGAAGCGCGCGTCGCCCGCCCGGTCCAGGGCGCGGCCCATCTCCTCCGCGCTCCGGCCCATGATGCATCCGGCGCAGGGCTCGCCCGGGGGCGCCGTCGGCGGGCCTTCCAGCAGCAGGTAGTCCAGGGAGACGGACAGGGCGTCCACGAGGGGGAGCGTGGGCACAGACCGCCCGGAGGACGTGCGCGTGTCGTATCCCGCGCCGTCCTCCAGCGCCACGTGCAGCACGACGCCGTCGTACGCCGGGTCGCGGCCGTGGCCGTGCGCCGACCAGTCGGCGGAGCGCAGGTGCACCTCCACGTCGCCGGAGAGCAGGCCCTCGCCCTCCAGCGCGACCAGCGCGCCAACGAAGTCCGGCCCCGCGCCGGGGCCGTCCCGGCCGGGGTAGACCACCTGCACGCGCCGCCCGCCGGTGGCGCGGAGCGCGTCCGGGCGCACGAGCTGGTGCCGCCAGACCGCGGCCACCAGCGCCTCCGTCACGCCCGGCGGGATGGTCCGCGTGGTCATGCGCGCCTCACCCCCTCGGTCCCCCTCTCCGGCGGAGAGGGGGAAGAGATAGAGCGGAGATTCGGGAGGACACCTCCCGAACCCTCCGGCAGGGAACCGCGTTCCCTGCACCCTGTTCTGGCTGTCATTCCGAGGCAGCGAGGAATCTCCCATCGGCTGTTTCCCTCAAGGCGGGAGCGCGTAATCGCGTGTGGGAGATATCCTTTCCGTAAGGAATACCGAGCGGGTTTCGGGGCTAGGGCGTAGGAGCGTCGTCCTCCGGCGTCTCCGTCTCGCCCGTGACCTCGTACGTGAACCCCGCCCGCTCCGCGATGATGCCGAGCAGGGTGGCCGAGGCGCCGCGCGGGCGGTAGAGGCCTGTCTCCCACTCGCTGACCGTCTGCTGGCGCGTGCCGAGCTCGTCGGCCATCTGCTGCTGCGTCAGCCGCATGCGGCTGCGCAGCGCACGCACGCGGGGCGCGTCCCAGGCCGCTTGGTACTTGCCCCTCCGCTTCGTCATGGCGACAGTTTACACGGAAACGTGTACGGCGTCAAGTAGCGTCTTGCAGAATGTTATGGAAAGCCCGTCGATGAATGTAGTTGACTCGGCTAGTCCTTGGAACTAATATGTTCCCTGTTATGGCCTTTCCCAAGCCGCCTTCGGATAGAACCGCAGTAGACGCTGCGGGCCAATTTGTGATTCAGCGTCTCAAGCATCCCCTTAAATTACATTACTGGCGGGCCCGCCATAATGCGCTAACCTTAGTGAATGCGTGGCGAGTCGCACATGCCTTCCCTCTTAATACTTTCCAAACGACTCTGAGACGGAAAGCTGTCGGAGTAGATCAGCAAGCACTCGTGTCCCAGCGAATAAAACGCTTGCGTGCTATTCGAGACAAGCTAACGCGCATGCCGTGGCTCCAACTCTCGGAGATGCAGGATATAGGTGGTTGTCGTGCGGTTGTTAGATCAGTGAGCCAAGTCAGGAAGCTGGTAGCCGAATATAAGGTGAGTAGAATACGCCACCAACTCATTGATGAGGATGATTATATTAACAAACCCAAGAAGACGGGATATCGGAGTTACCATTTGATATACAGCTATTCCAGCGATGATGTACCTACATGGAATAGGTTGAAGATCGAGATGCAATTCCGATCTCACGCTCAGCATGCTTGGGCAACTGCTGTTGAAACCGTAGGCACATTCACAGACCAAGCACTGAAGGCAAATCGTGGCAGTGACGAATGGAAACGGTTCTTCGCCCTGATGGGCACAGAGATTGCTCTACGGGAGGGTACACCCCCTGTGCCTGGAACACCCTCAAGCAAAGATGATCTGTTAAAAGAATTGAGAGAACTGGTGCAGCAGTTAAACGTTATCTACCGTTTGCGTGCTTACGGCTCCATGTTAAAAGCAACATTTGCCAATCCACAATTGCGGAGAGCTCGGTTCTTCTTGCTCTCTGTTGACCCTGTGGCTTCGGGAATCACGATTAGGGCGTACCGGGCTAGTGAATTGGAACGTGCATTTGAAGACCTGAATAAGACTGAGCGGGAAAATGTGAAGAAACCTAGACAAGATGCCGTGCTTGTCTCAGTAGATTCTCTGACGGCTTTGCGGAACGCATATCCAAGCTACTTCATGGATACGCATAGGTTTGTCAGAGAAGTCGAGCGGGCGTTAAGGACGGCGGATCACCCCTAACGCAAAGCTGCTAAGGTCCCTATAAGAAGGCGTCACTTAGCTGCTCCACGCCTCTTCGGAATGTTCCAATACGGGCTTTTGCACTTGGGGCATACCCTCGGCTCCTGAGTCGTATCCCTTGGTGCCCAAGTATGCCCGCAGCGTTCACAGCGGAACCCGGCAAGCTGAATCTTTGCCATCGCCTTTGCCTCGGGCTACAAGGGGGTGGGGCGAAACTCCCGCCCATGACGCCAGGAGCCAGCGCACAGAGCCGTGCTTTCGGAGGAGTCCGGAGGGGCGTTGCCCCGTAGCCCGTCCCTTCGGAAGGCTCAGGGCAAGCTCTGAGCGAAGCCGAAGGAACGGGGGCACGGGGGTGTCCCCCGTCTTTCTCTCTCCTCCCCCTCTCCGTCGCCACGGAGAGGGGGACCGAGGGGGTGAGGCCATCCGCTGGCGGACCAGGGCGTGTGCCGGAGAGGCAACGCCCCGCGAGATACGCGGGAAACGCGCAAGACAGCGCGTCCGCGCGAGAACGCAGGGTCTTTCCCCGTGCCGCTGCCCCCGCACCGCCGCCAACTCCAGCATGAACGGAGACCACAGGCGTCTGGCACTCGGACGCGGAAAGTGCTAATATGTCTTTTGGCGCTCCAACGCGCCGAGTGCTAACCACACCCATCGCACAAGACTCGCAGACTGCAGGGAAGGAGGTTACGTATGCCAAAACCAACGACGCCGCGCAAATTCAACCCGCTCAGTGACAGGGTGGTCGTCAAGCCCTCCGTCAAGGATGAGATGACCAAGAGCGGCCTCGTCATCCCCGACATCGCCAAGGAGAAGCCCGTGGAGGGCGAGATCATCGCCGTCGGCCCCGGCCGCTGGGAGGACGGGAAGCGCATTCCCCTGGAGGTCAAGGTGGGGGACAAGGTCATTTACGCCAAGTACGCCGGCTCCGAGATCAAGGAGGACGGCCAGGAGTACATCATCCTGAAGGAAGCGGATATTCTGGCCAAGGTGGCCTAGCCTTTTACGAAAGGAGGAGACATGCCCAAGCAGTTAGCCTATTCCGACGAGTCACGCGCCGCTCTGAAGCGGGGCATTGACCGCCTGGCCGAAGCGGTGAAGGTCACGCTGGGCCCCAAGGGGCGCAACGTGGTCCTGGACAAGAAGTTCGGCCCGCCGCAGGTCTGCAGCGACGGCGTCACCATCGCCAAGGAGATCGAGCTCAAGGACCCCTTTGAGAACATGGGCGCCCAGCTCTTGAAGGAGGCCGCCTCCAAGACCAACGACGCCGCGGGCGACGGCACCACCACCGCCACTGTCCTGGCCCAGGCCATCGTGACCGAGGGTTTCAGGAACGTCGCCGCCGGCTCCAACCCCATGTCCCTTAAGCATGGCATCGAGCTGGCCGTCGCGTCCCTCAAGGACGAGATCAAGAAGAGCTCCACCCCCGTCAAGGGCAAGGAGCAGATCGCCCAGGTGGCCACCCTCTCCGCCCACGAGGAGGAGATCGGCAAGCTCATCGCCGAGGTCATGGAAAAGGTGGGCAAGGACGGCGTCATCACCGTCGAGGAGTCCAAGGGCACCAAGTACGAGGTCGAGTACGTCGAAGGTATGCAGATGGACCGCGGCTATATCAGCCCGTACTTCATCACCAATGCCGACCGCATGGAGACGGTGATCGAGGACCCCTACATCCTGATTACCGACAAGAAGATCTCCGCCGTCTCTGACATCCTGCCTCCCCTGGAGCGGCTGCTCCAGATCTCCAAGAGCCTCGTCATCGTCGCCGAGGACGTGGATGGCGAGGCGCTGGCCACTCTGGTGGTCAACAAACTCCGCGGCACCCTGAACTGCCTGGCCGTCAAGGCCCCCGGCTTCGGCGACCGCCGCAAGGCCATGCTGGAGGACATTGCCATCCTTACAGGCGGCAAGGTCATCAGCGAAGAGGTGGGCCGCAAGCTGGAGTCCATCACCGTGACGGACCTGGGCCGCGCCCGCAAGGTCGTGTCCAACAAGGACGATACGACCATTGTTGAGGGCAAGGGCGCCGAGGACGCCATCAAGGCGCGCATCAAGCAGATCAAGGCCCAGATTGACGAGACCACGTCCGACTTCGACCGCGAGAAGCTGCAGGAGCGGCTCGCCAAGATGGCCGGCGGCGTCGCCGTCATCAAGGTCGGCGCGGCCACCGAGGTGGAGCTGAAGGAGAAGAAGAACCGGGTGG is a genomic window of Dehalococcoidia bacterium containing:
- the groL gene encoding chaperonin GroEL (60 kDa chaperone family; promotes refolding of misfolded polypeptides especially under stressful conditions; forms two stacked rings of heptamers to form a barrel-shaped 14mer; ends can be capped by GroES; misfolded proteins enter the barrel where they are refolded when GroES binds), whose product is MPKQLAYSDESRAALKRGIDRLAEAVKVTLGPKGRNVVLDKKFGPPQVCSDGVTIAKEIELKDPFENMGAQLLKEAASKTNDAAGDGTTTATVLAQAIVTEGFRNVAAGSNPMSLKHGIELAVASLKDEIKKSSTPVKGKEQIAQVATLSAHEEEIGKLIAEVMEKVGKDGVITVEESKGTKYEVEYVEGMQMDRGYISPYFITNADRMETVIEDPYILITDKKISAVSDILPPLERLLQISKSLVIVAEDVDGEALATLVVNKLRGTLNCLAVKAPGFGDRRKAMLEDIAILTGGKVISEEVGRKLESITVTDLGRARKVVSNKDDTTIVEGKGAEDAIKARIKQIKAQIDETTSDFDREKLQERLAKMAGGVAVIKVGAATEVELKEKKNRVEDALSATRAAVEEGIVAGGGVCLLNALPVLDKIKDEDADVMVGVNIVRKAVEEPLKLIARNAGKEGSVIVDMIKKSKKKGWGYDAAVDQWGDMIERGIIDPAKVTRSGLENAASVAAMILTTEALITDIPEEKKSGMSAGGPPMDY
- a CDS encoding RelA/SpoT domain-containing protein, which translates into the protein MAFPKPPSDRTAVDAAGQFVIQRLKHPLKLHYWRARHNALTLVNAWRVAHAFPLNTFQTTLRRKAVGVDQQALVSQRIKRLRAIRDKLTRMPWLQLSEMQDIGGCRAVVRSVSQVRKLVAEYKVSRIRHQLIDEDDYINKPKKTGYRSYHLIYSYSSDDVPTWNRLKIEMQFRSHAQHAWATAVETVGTFTDQALKANRGSDEWKRFFALMGTEIALREGTPPVPGTPSSKDDLLKELRELVQQLNVIYRLRAYGSMLKATFANPQLRRARFFLLSVDPVASGITIRAYRASELERAFEDLNKTERENVKKPRQDAVLVSVDSLTALRNAYPSYFMDTHRFVREVERALRTADHP
- a CDS encoding helix-turn-helix domain-containing protein codes for the protein MTKRRGKYQAAWDAPRVRALRSRMRLTQQQMADELGTRQQTVSEWETGLYRPRGASATLLGIIAERAGFTYEVTGETETPEDDAPTP
- a CDS encoding co-chaperone GroES codes for the protein MPKPTTPRKFNPLSDRVVVKPSVKDEMTKSGLVIPDIAKEKPVEGEIIAVGPGRWEDGKRIPLEVKVGDKVIYAKYAGSEIKEDGQEYIILKEADILAKVA